From the genome of Perognathus longimembris pacificus isolate PPM17 chromosome 19, ASM2315922v1, whole genome shotgun sequence:
atggggtacgggaggtctgcatctcgagatcgaaactcaagactgcagccatgtttattcttaacttccagcttatatgcagtttgaaaaccaggaaacagcataggcttaaaattccagaacacaaaaaggcttggagttagcaatacccgatgatagctaagacaggatgaggttggttaacataagaatggactccagagcaatatctgatggtagcaaagacaggatgaggttggttaacataagaatggactcatggcagacacagtaaagcatttccgattttccattaagccatgtccttgcacgtccttgaaaacacagccagaggtcaggaagatttagctgctagctcggctcccgacagatcccccatctttttattaaaagaagcgaacccgcctgtcttaggtggggtgggtaccccagcctgccttacccgtcttagggaagaacttcagagcagtgctgaagccccgTGTCTTAGGTCAGTCAAgctggtaccgcctcatacccgtctctggctgcggttcctctcgggggaaagttcattcacttggagcttgatcttatgcagctggctggctaaactcatgaaagagttttgcaatatgtgtacaatgcaaggaaggcataggaaagccatcagcaaaagtatccctgggccaagcaatgtcattagcagccccttaacattagttaaGGAAGAGGCATACTGTTGaagttcaaacagttcttttgctgtttctgccacttcagagtccaaaggcggagcttgttctagtctggctatttgtctatggagttgaaagagatctaaggacaagttattatggtgccaaataccatttagatgtgctacaacttgttcccaaggacagcttgacccattatacttatggagggtcacacaaataaagtcaaacccagcatgacagcgcacccgttgcaaagtttgtaaggcacaaatttgttctcccagtgacaacacagattcataaaatgcttctaatttttgttctaccttatcatcaatcctgccttgaaagtgcagggcttgcgtggtattatgagcaagctgattaacatagtgagctgtctgcacattttatgttaaagccacagtagccgctgcagcagaggcagctaaggaaataaaggctacaatgcctgctattaatagccctacaaatcgtctagggtgcataagctcttttaaatgttttaacacttgaatacctgtttcttcataccaagcttcagataagtttatagGAAGCATAAcgaatggtggttgcttaataataattacagaatcagtaagaccactatacaagcaatttgtaaaagaatagttagtgcaagtaacattgaaatacatggctcctatagaaatattaaaaggtccatacataatagcataagggggtgttacacaactcataatattttttttttgccagtcctggggcttggactcagggcctgagcactgtccctggcttcttcttgctcaaggctagcactctaccacttgagccacagcgccacttctagccattttctgtatatgtggtgctggggaattgaacccagggcctcaagtatacgaggcaagcactcttgccactaggccatatccccagcccatcataatattttttaaagaagtagaagtgggccaggagatattattcagggaagccactaacatccagacctgaccttgagggtgtccattcatccaccacagacctgggttgtacttgttggtgagattcgctccggaccagtctatcagctgagaattagttcctgaaatattggttataaaaggatgatcatgtctacactttatggggtgcagttctcccgtggattctacaatttgagaggagttgatgcagcgaggtatcatgaaggacgaggtagaattggcatgtacaggaaacccagtaggcaattaAGTCATTTGtctattatatacttgactattatcaggaatccaaattctatgatttatgggttgcattacagtacagcctggaatataactgttggggtcagttgtaaagcataaaggggttccaatgccagaagctgcaaaatctcccatcttaacgtgttggacaaaagggtctggagctgtaccatatgctgacatggacgaacacctcagctccctcccaggtcgcagggtgcacaatcggtggatctggcacgtaagcccagtgggtcagcgcttgtaccgttctgatgagtttccacaatccgaacacaacgctcaggtagccagcgggcatcattttcatcctgtgaaaaaacacagacatgtcctcgaccccatgtcagtaccggatcgggcctgtgccaagcacttgttaaaggatctttccacttaacttgggcaaaagctctttgctctctcttttcccagaaccgctgtgctgcggagtggccattgcagtccaaattaaaaaaaattagtacaaataaagtatgagaaagtatattaacaggagagaaggggtatatttctccccccttttaatttagaaatttggtgttttaacaaatcGTTGGCccatttgacaattccttgaccatgaggattatagggaattcctgtagagtgaacaatttggtaagatttgcaaaaagtttgaaaagctcgtccaacatatcccggaccattatcagttttaatttgtttaggaagtcccatagtagcaaagcagcgtaaggcatgggagatacaatgtttgccggcTTCcctgctaagaggagtagccataataaaattagagtaaatgtctattgtaacatggacaaagtggagctgtccaaaagagggaatgtgggtaacatccatttgccaaacatggttggccactaagcctcgggggttaatgccattggagggcacaggcaggaaggtagcacagttgggacaagtttttacaatttgaccagccgcctcacgtgtgatatgaaattgctgacgtaaggcacaactgttttgatggtgggcagcatgtgattgctttgctaagtcaatttgagtgagaagaatttgggtagcctcattcgtaatagcattgccctcacttaatggtaagaagaggcaaagtgaagtaacttgttggagggataatgatgtgaaattgtgcccacaaaattggcccaagcaatgacCAAGGAATCACAAAGAATATAAAGCCACTCTTGCTGTTGTAAaatataggggatataaataacctgtggatctcgtccaagatacttacaagattccacacggcacatatggactaaggtggctaccaattcataataaggagttaacacttttgaaggagtagcaggcaaggaaagccacaaaaggggtcccttctgccagaggaccgctgttggagaatgaggtgtagttaaaatataagcttcccaaggggctgagtaatcaatataatttatatgttgggaagagatAGCAGAATTTACTATGTTTAAAGCttcagctgcttcagttgtcatgtctctgggagatgtagggtcagggttcCCCTTTAacagatcaaataagggttttaattcagctgtggataatttaagataagggtgaagccaattaatatctcccagaaatttttgaaaatcatgtaaagtatgcaaatgagaagttttaatttgtaatttctgactagtaaaataataaagaccTCAAGTATGagcaagagggatttttatttttctctgcctggcctggctttgaactgtccaaggagtcttggacataaaagcccttttatttccaattaaagcaacaggagaacaaaaggagtagagtttacctgtaagttgttaataattgaccaacaaatagttgccagagttttgctgtaacacttaaagaacagcagactgaatgggatccatgtgccattaaatcaaatcatattatttaaccttaccttactggcacgtgaaagagaaaacaaatgagtaacaataaaagtctcagcttcagtggatctcaagtggctgtgtcttccattccaaattagcaggccagcaggagagatggcttgcatctggataaggctgtagtagagttccctggataggctgtcacatttcctgcttgttgcctgtaaatttctacacagactggttaagggcatttttaaacagattttagaaagcttaggcctttaaccatctttctagtcacaaaatccacacagattgaaggccaactaagtctgctctctgtagcagccagggcagtttctgagtcacaaacaactcccagtttgggagccgattgtggaggcagctttctgtagccacagactgccacggtccactccgctagcacacatgtcaacctgtatcctataaagcaaaatgttaattttgggtccagaaaatttaggttaatagtcacatctgtgcagttatttcaaaatgactctagtcccttgatcttaaagagtttatgagagcacagcgaaaaaagaaaaaaaaaatggagaagcaaaatcttagtctataccaaagaattgtcaggattagatgtacacttgactcttagcatagatagacataaagaataacacactggttgtacatcattgtacttacatcacgtgctgtatattaaaaccttttggagtttttcttagacatatttgtttgcacccaaacatatcagtttgggtttaaaacctgttttttatttttattttaagttttaccaacacatagacatagacatacatacatacacataaagacaatgtgcacacgttttggggcgcgcttagaattgttttttaattggccatgtacgtttttctggaattccagtggcaagtgatattattttgcctatattctagaaccacgtgtttagatagtaaacaaaaaaaaaaaccttttcagcaaaccaaaattttcagatcatccaagaagctacattttgagaaaccagtttagctcccaaggggagcttatgggagacaggacatgaacacagacagtgagctcacagtaagacaccttcatcttccagcatttgaattgtaaggcacctttgaaatgcaaggccacaggactccaagtccctgcccagcctccaggaatttggcatgcttgtcacctgggggatgggcaggcttccaccccaaccaatcctattgtctaccatgtgctcaatacTAGAGAAAGCTTAAAATTTAGCCAaataagcagaatttaactgagtctccaaacttaacatcaataacaagaatagaaaacctttctttgagtcttttaaagcagatgttaaacaaatatcgatacccatcctatgtcacaggcaggcagtttagagggaggcagagaaagagacagagagaacttcatctgcctgagcgctcatagaagttaggtaagtcctgcaaaatattccaaatatataagattgggctcaaacttgagcagctttcctgaagcaatttagacttgacgagcaactagctgagctgaactagagatcagttgtctccaaacacccacaattgctgatctcgaCCTAGCCTAGTGGATttgtggaaaatgtaagctccaggctaatggtcactcaccctggttggggtttcaaatctgtcgtggtggatggaaataaagcgctgggtcaggagaagttacctcggtggtgttagcatttccctagcctcaggtcccttgcccctgctagcagcctgcacctaggagagctgtaagtctgccaggactgtccatgggggctcaccagtatctccctataaaggagtttgttgttctggatgaagctgtgacaatagagctatactgATTTCAATATATTCTCAACATgagtcaatctatctttagtaggctcattgcataatttctcctcagtgtctgagccatctgagtcttccttaatatctagcccagtgggttcaggtcttgttaattttctcagctcttcccgggcagcagcatacgctcccgaggctgggcaacactcatcaggtcgctgttcagtttctccaatcgactgatcgaatttaatctgttcatgtctaagatctaagcaatcttggaccagataccaaagaataatagcgttcccgaatctctctctctctctctctctctctctctctctctctctctctctctctctctctcttttagtttctaagttattggttccttcctccaggaactgggggcatgcttcctcaataaagtaaaagaaacgttctaagtgactttggccaactttcactgcccggccattaagcatgcctttaggggcctgcacgtatagcatgcagcctatactttatcccataatttcttactcccgacaatactctctctctcccgctctccttcccaatagatcgggggtcctctgccatcatcccaggcttcaggtccctgttccagtcgccacacctgccgagccagccggcagtgaacgggaatcctgactgagggcggcaaggattaaggaaaaggaaaaatacaagacaagaggaaaaagacaagaggcaaagatggggtacgggaggtctgcatctcgagatcgaaactcaagactgcagccatgtttattcttaacttccagcttatatgcagtttgaaaaccaggaaacagcataggcttaaaattccagaacacaaaaaggcttggagttagcaatacccgatgatagctaagacaggatgaggttggttaacataagaatggactcatgacagacacagtaaagcatttccgattttccattaagccatgtccttgcacgtccttgaaaacacagccagaggtcaggaagaatttagctgctagctcggctcccgacaaatAACTATCAGAAaagtggaggtggagctgtggctggagtggtagagtgctaaccttgagcacaaaagctcaggaatagcacccaggccctcagttcaagcctcgggaTCGGCAGAAAGAatatctgtctgtatgtctgtctgtctatctgtctatctaccaaGAAGATTATTTGAGGAGTAGAAactcaactatttttttcttgtaatttcTTACATTGGAGGAACAAAATGAATCACAAGCCTTGGGGtttttttccagaatttttaCAGCATATGCATATAACACCTCAATTTATCGAGGCGAACAAGAATTCAGAAAATACCATTTCCTCCAAGAGGAAAGAACCTGGGACACCCATGATCACAGTGCTCTCTAGTGAGCAAGAACAGTCAAGTTTGAAGACCTCTGAGTTTTTCACAGAGAACATGAAGGAATGCCACACATCAAACGTCACACTGTTGTGTCCCATTGGAAAAGCTGACTCTGAAGTTTCAGTGATTATTACATTCTTAAGGGATGGGCAGAGATATGAGGAGTCAGATGATTCTTTATACTTAGGAGCAGAGTAATATGAAGCACCTCTTGGATTTCCTGAAGACACAGCCACTACTGTGAAAGAAGAAGATTATGATGATGCAGAGCATACTGTGTATGAAGGGGAAGAGGACTCCAAGTATTCAGAAGCCATGGGATCATCTGATGAAGAAGATCATTGTGATGATTCAGAAAACAGCCTttcactggaggaggaggagaaagttaTGGAAGATATGTAGATAGGATATATACAGTTAGAGAGGCAACATCTCATCAACAGATTAACAAAGTtgaaggctgagaatatggcctagtggtaaagtgctcgtctcgtatatatgaagccctgggttcgattcctcagtaccacatacatagaaaaggccagaagtggcattgtggctcaagtggcagagtgctatccttgagcaaaaagaagccagggggctggggatatagcctagtggcaagagtgcctgccacggatacacgaggccctaggttcgattccccagcaccacatatacagaaaacggccagaagcggcgctgtggctcaagtggcagagtgctagccttgagcg
Proteins encoded in this window:
- the Card6 gene encoding LOW QUALITY PROTEIN: caspase recruitment domain-containing protein 6 (The sequence of the model RefSeq protein was modified relative to this genomic sequence to represent the inferred CDS: substituted 1 base at 1 genomic stop codon): MSCQHFLRCYLIHFQSQLPSWDLKLEFLQHMHITPQFIEANKNSENTISSKRKEPGTPMITVLSSEQEQSSLKTSEFFTENMKECHTSNVTLLCPIGKADSEVSVIITFLRDGQRYEESDDSLYLGAEXYEAPLGFPEDTATTVKEEDYDDAEHTVYEGEEDSKYSEAMGSSDEEDHCDDSENSLSLEEEEKVMEDM